One Halioglobus japonicus DNA segment encodes these proteins:
- the grpE gene encoding nucleotide exchange factor GrpE translates to MAEQDPKQPENEIQEEQSTGVEVELETAEEVAAAEAAEAEAEAEAEAEASPDDEVAQLQEELAAAKDAALRAQAEAQNAKRRADQDVEKARKFALERFAGELLPVADNLERALEAASGDDEAIKPIAEGVELTLKSLLDVLGKQNIEVVEPNGEPFDPNLHQAMSMIENPEVEPNTVIAVMQKGYTLNGRLIRPAMVMVSK, encoded by the coding sequence GTGGCCGAGCAAGACCCAAAACAGCCCGAAAACGAGATCCAGGAAGAACAGTCCACTGGCGTGGAGGTTGAACTGGAAACCGCCGAAGAAGTGGCTGCCGCTGAAGCAGCAGAAGCAGAAGCAGAAGCAGAAGCAGAAGCAGAGGCTTCGCCGGACGATGAAGTGGCCCAGCTGCAGGAAGAACTGGCTGCTGCCAAAGACGCCGCCCTGCGCGCCCAGGCCGAGGCCCAGAACGCCAAGCGCCGCGCCGATCAGGACGTGGAAAAGGCCCGCAAATTTGCCCTTGAACGCTTTGCCGGTGAGTTGCTGCCCGTCGCCGACAACCTGGAACGCGCCCTCGAGGCCGCCTCTGGCGATGACGAGGCCATCAAGCCGATTGCCGAAGGCGTTGAGCTGACCCTTAAGAGCCTGCTGGACGTCCTCGGCAAGCAGAATATCGAAGTGGTAGAGCCCAATGGCGAGCCCTTCGACCCCAATCTGCACCAGGCCATGAGCATGATCGAGAACCCCGAGGTAGAGCCCAACACCGTAATCGCGGTAATGCAGAAAGGCTACACCCTGAACGGCCGTCTCATCCGCCCCGCCATGGTAATGGTCAGCAAATAA
- the hrcA gene encoding heat-inducible transcriptional repressor HrcA, with protein sequence MSIEVISDRASVLLKTLVERHIRDGQPVGSRTLMEESGLPVSAATIRNVMSDLEDRGFLVSPHTSAGRIPTAAGYRLFVDSLLQVQPLTADAVSALRTELNPDKTSSELVQSASNMLANITAQAGLVTVPKQEANQLRQVEFLPLSGNRVLAILVVNEREVQNRIIHTERPFSEEQLREAAAMVNQRFAGQALNRVQDGLLREMHDARAQIDAYLRDSLDLASKALGQEDNEEYVVAGESTLIGNATAEEVVKLRELFDAFEQKKDLLHLLDRCSSAEGVQVFIGEEAGYEVFGDYSVVTAPYSDGVQTLGVLGVIGPTRMAYERVIPIVDVTAKMLSQALAK encoded by the coding sequence ATGAGTATTGAAGTCATATCAGATCGCGCTAGTGTACTGCTCAAAACACTGGTAGAGCGGCACATTCGCGACGGCCAGCCGGTGGGCTCGCGCACACTAATGGAAGAATCCGGCCTGCCTGTCAGTGCTGCGACAATCCGCAATGTCATGTCCGACCTGGAAGATCGTGGTTTTCTGGTATCACCCCATACCTCAGCCGGGCGCATTCCTACGGCGGCGGGTTACCGGTTGTTCGTGGACAGCCTGCTGCAGGTCCAGCCCCTCACCGCCGACGCTGTTTCGGCACTGCGCACCGAGCTTAATCCCGACAAGACCTCGTCGGAACTGGTCCAGAGCGCCTCGAATATGCTGGCCAATATTACCGCCCAGGCCGGGCTGGTGACGGTGCCCAAGCAGGAGGCTAACCAGCTGCGTCAGGTGGAATTTCTGCCTCTGTCTGGCAACCGTGTGCTGGCGATACTGGTGGTGAACGAGCGCGAGGTGCAGAACCGGATCATCCACACTGAGCGACCATTTTCTGAGGAACAGCTGCGTGAGGCGGCCGCCATGGTGAATCAACGCTTCGCGGGACAGGCCCTGAATCGGGTGCAGGATGGTCTGTTGCGGGAAATGCATGACGCCCGCGCCCAGATCGACGCTTATCTGCGCGACTCCCTGGATCTGGCCAGCAAAGCGCTGGGTCAGGAAGACAACGAGGAGTACGTGGTTGCGGGCGAGAGCACGCTGATCGGCAATGCCACGGCCGAAGAAGTGGTCAAACTGCGCGAGTTGTTTGATGCCTTCGAGCAGAAAAAAGATCTGCTGCACCTGCTGGACCGTTGTTCCAGCGCCGAGGGTGTGCAGGTGTTCATTGGCGAAGAGGCAGGCTACGAGGTCTTTGGCGATTATTCCGTAGTGACCGCCCCCTACAGCGATGGGGTGCAAACCCTGGGTGTGCTGGGTGTGATCGGCCCCACCCGGATGGCCTATGAGCGGGTGATTCCCATTGTGGATGTCACTGCCAAAATGTTGAGCCAGGCACTGGCCAAATAA
- the recN gene encoding DNA repair protein RecN, which translates to MLSHISISNYTIVSELEMEFAEGMTVITGETGAGKSITLDALGLCLGDRADPKAVRHGAKRAEIAATFDISALPAASAWLDSRDLEGGDECLLRRVITAEGRSRAYINGSPSTLQDCAELGALLIDIHSQHAHQSLLRKPVQRALLDAYAGHQKLAADVEQSASNWLRAQRELELLTGSADEHASRAQLLAYQVEELDQLALGETELQELEQEQKLLANAEQILSSAHSALDLCDQQENGTRQALQLLSDDAHAGNAADSARELLDSAAIQIAEARSEIQRHLDAVEIDPERLDIVQRRLETIYDVARKHRVMPEQVAEVHQRLREELDSLAGSEERIKELQGEMASLERAYAGQAKKLSSSRSRAAKKLVKAAQEVLATLAMAQCTLEIALTPRDNSSPHPHGVEDIEFLISTNPGAAPQGLGKIASGGELSRISLAIQVVTASAGTVPSMVFDEVDVGIGGAVAEVVGKLLRDLAGTAQVLCVTHLPQVAAQGQQHLQVSKQSNKDSVETRLSTLGQDEKVEEIARMLGGVKITEQTLAHAREMLESA; encoded by the coding sequence ATGCTCAGCCATATCAGCATAAGCAACTACACGATTGTCTCGGAACTGGAGATGGAATTCGCCGAGGGCATGACCGTGATCACCGGCGAGACCGGCGCCGGCAAATCCATCACCCTGGATGCGTTGGGCCTGTGTCTGGGCGACCGGGCCGACCCCAAGGCCGTGCGCCACGGCGCCAAGCGGGCGGAAATTGCCGCCACCTTCGATATCAGCGCGCTGCCCGCGGCCAGCGCCTGGCTGGACAGCCGCGACCTGGAGGGCGGCGATGAATGCCTGCTGCGCCGGGTCATTACCGCAGAAGGTCGCAGCCGCGCCTATATCAACGGTTCACCCTCCACACTGCAGGACTGCGCGGAACTGGGCGCCCTGCTCATCGATATTCACAGCCAGCACGCGCACCAGTCGCTGCTGCGCAAACCCGTCCAGCGCGCATTGCTCGACGCCTATGCCGGGCACCAGAAACTCGCCGCTGACGTCGAGCAAAGCGCGTCAAACTGGCTGCGCGCCCAGCGTGAGCTTGAATTGTTGACCGGCTCGGCCGATGAACACGCCTCCCGCGCGCAACTGCTCGCCTACCAGGTGGAGGAGCTCGACCAACTGGCACTGGGCGAAACCGAACTGCAAGAGCTTGAGCAGGAACAGAAATTATTGGCCAACGCCGAGCAGATTCTGTCCTCGGCCCATTCTGCCCTGGATTTGTGTGACCAACAGGAAAATGGCACCCGCCAGGCCCTGCAGCTGCTCAGCGACGACGCCCATGCCGGCAACGCCGCCGACTCTGCCCGGGAACTGCTCGACAGCGCCGCCATCCAGATCGCCGAGGCCCGCAGCGAGATCCAGCGCCATCTCGACGCCGTGGAAATCGACCCGGAGCGCCTCGACATCGTCCAGCGCCGGTTGGAGACTATTTACGATGTGGCGCGCAAGCATCGCGTAATGCCTGAGCAGGTCGCCGAGGTCCATCAACGCCTGCGCGAGGAACTGGATTCACTCGCCGGCAGCGAAGAGCGCATCAAGGAGTTGCAGGGCGAGATGGCCAGCCTCGAGCGAGCCTATGCCGGGCAGGCCAAGAAACTCAGCAGCAGCCGCTCCCGGGCAGCCAAAAAGCTCGTCAAAGCCGCTCAGGAGGTACTCGCCACGCTGGCCATGGCGCAGTGCACACTGGAAATTGCCCTGACACCCCGTGACAACAGCTCCCCCCACCCCCATGGCGTTGAAGACATTGAGTTTCTGATCAGCACCAACCCAGGAGCAGCGCCACAGGGGCTGGGCAAAATCGCTTCCGGCGGTGAGCTCTCACGGATCAGCCTGGCCATTCAGGTTGTCACCGCCAGCGCAGGTACCGTACCGAGCATGGTCTTTGACGAAGTGGATGTCGGCATTGGCGGTGCCGTGGCCGAGGTGGTTGGCAAGTTGCTGCGCGACCTGGCTGGCACCGCCCAGGTCCTGTGCGTCACCCACCTGCCTCAGGTTGCAGCCCAGGGCCAACAGCACCTGCAGGTGAGCAAGCAATCAAACAAGGATTCCGTGGAAACCCGCCTGAGCACACTTGGCCAGGATGAGAAAGTCGAAGAAATCGCCCGCATGCTCGGCGGCGTCAAGATCACTGAACAGACGCTGGCACACGCACGCGAAATGCTGGAAAGTGCCTGA